Proteins encoded by one window of Acidipropionibacterium virtanenii:
- the pelF gene encoding GT4 family glycosyltransferase PelF → MVKGPYYRRPDDSTELPEVDVAIVMESTYPFLKGGVSGVVHDIVTRNPDLVFGIIHIAWDSNDPSEDLYGVPENVAWVDVVYLSLGEDARPFQQASLPEPGVDYAAMTRRLRVAFYTLSANNPAPFWSLYDDTINPATRHARLWPVLTTSEFMEACVAAVPQSSSLTLAELFWNLRDFFSLAFALTDRVHPRAKVYHAHTTGYASLIAACAARQNDSAFLLTEHNLYLRDTINTLLGRDMNLPVTRYSYRDLPDNPVDRMWVRWWCDLGAALYPSADHITYLYPAAVKEAIELGADESRTEVLPNGLNWDDFAYGRARRKRPIKSIAAGEHSPWRFACIARVVPIKGIIQMIDIAAEAVSRGYRDFEIDVLGPTEHVPEYYQECLRHVEETGMQGVVTFRGTVVVRECLHDYDALVLSSFNEGQPLVVLEAMACGLPVIGTRVGGMDHTVTLPVTAADGTIIGPCGDLVEPGDVTGFADRLCHLMDDPALYLEWHGNALERLRAEFMIDMIMSRYNTIYRELGAGDVQWVPISSQPADLGEGPDDVSSEVRLPYQPGTLRKTVADGYLGPSQAG, encoded by the coding sequence ATGGTGAAGGGCCCCTACTACCGCAGACCGGACGATTCGACGGAACTGCCCGAGGTGGACGTCGCGATCGTGATGGAATCCACCTACCCGTTCCTCAAGGGCGGGGTCTCCGGCGTGGTGCATGACATCGTGACCCGCAACCCGGATCTGGTCTTCGGCATCATCCACATCGCCTGGGACTCCAACGACCCGTCCGAAGACCTGTACGGCGTCCCCGAGAACGTGGCGTGGGTCGACGTCGTCTACCTGTCCCTCGGCGAGGATGCGCGGCCCTTCCAGCAGGCGAGCCTCCCCGAGCCCGGCGTCGACTACGCCGCCATGACGCGACGCCTTCGCGTCGCCTTCTACACGTTGAGTGCCAACAACCCCGCCCCGTTCTGGTCGCTCTACGATGACACCATCAATCCGGCGACCCGCCATGCGCGGCTGTGGCCGGTGCTCACCACGTCGGAGTTCATGGAGGCCTGCGTCGCCGCCGTTCCCCAGAGCTCGTCACTGACCCTGGCTGAACTCTTCTGGAATCTGCGCGACTTCTTCAGCTTGGCCTTCGCGCTGACTGATCGGGTTCATCCCAGGGCGAAGGTGTACCACGCCCACACGACCGGTTACGCCAGCCTGATCGCGGCGTGCGCCGCGCGCCAGAACGACAGTGCGTTCCTCCTCACCGAGCACAACCTCTACCTGCGCGACACGATCAACACGCTGCTCGGGCGCGACATGAACCTGCCGGTCACCCGGTACAGCTACCGCGATCTGCCCGACAACCCCGTGGACCGGATGTGGGTCCGCTGGTGGTGCGATCTGGGTGCCGCGCTCTACCCCTCGGCCGATCACATCACCTACCTCTACCCCGCCGCGGTGAAGGAGGCGATCGAGCTCGGCGCGGACGAGTCTCGCACCGAGGTGCTGCCCAACGGCCTGAACTGGGACGACTTCGCCTACGGCCGGGCGCGGCGAAAGCGGCCGATCAAGAGCATCGCCGCGGGTGAGCACAGCCCATGGCGGTTCGCATGCATCGCGCGCGTCGTGCCGATCAAGGGCATCATCCAGATGATCGACATCGCGGCCGAGGCCGTCTCGCGCGGGTACCGGGATTTCGAGATCGACGTCCTGGGCCCCACCGAGCACGTCCCGGAGTACTACCAGGAGTGCCTCAGGCATGTGGAGGAGACCGGAATGCAGGGCGTCGTGACCTTCCGGGGCACGGTCGTCGTGCGCGAGTGCCTGCATGACTACGACGCCCTCGTCCTCTCGTCGTTCAACGAGGGCCAGCCCCTCGTCGTCCTCGAGGCGATGGCCTGCGGCCTGCCCGTGATCGGCACCCGGGTGGGCGGCATGGATCACACCGTGACCCTTCCGGTGACAGCTGCGGACGGAACGATCATCGGCCCGTGCGGCGATCTGGTCGAGCCCGGAGACGTCACAGGGTTCGCCGACCGGCTCTGCCATCTGATGGATGATCCCGCGCTGTATCTGGAGTGGCACGGGAATGCACTGGAGCGTCTGCGGGCGGAATTCATGATCGACATGATCATGAGCCGGTACAACACCATCTACCGCGAGCTCGGAGCGGGAGATGTGCAGTGGGTACCGATCAGCTCGCAGCCCGCCGATCTCGGCGAGGGACCGGACGACGTCTCCTCCGAGGTCCGGTTGCCGTACCAGCCCGGCACGCTCCGGAAGACCGTCGCTGACGGATACCTCGGCCCGAGCCAGGCGGGATAA
- a CDS encoding putative glycoside hydrolase: MAPSLAWIRYAGPLERNEVERAAGRFRAVILQPWEEDAARRLKDADPGVTVLAYQCLSSVRIYEPGPRYTSGVSPQVADRAGTCAMRNGELIEWEGYPGHYQQKVWDPVYRSLWVSNVVSWMSGSAFDGVMADNDVFDDYYGHGIDPMVLREGLDQLVDDAGAALAGIGKLLVPNIAEARREPGRWGRHSRFGGGLEECFLGWGTGPDEWLDLADCLAQLPELTAPGLTITRVPGSGTPGDPGLTLALAAAWVFAPEADVAVTATSHDGYSAMPLIETPDLGAPELPWLQPAPGCFSRRLTKGTAMVNLSATEATFDGVTLGPRTGYLHMAVS, translated from the coding sequence ATGGCTCCGTCGCTGGCATGGATCAGGTACGCCGGACCGCTCGAGCGGAACGAGGTGGAGCGCGCCGCCGGGCGATTCCGCGCGGTGATCCTCCAACCGTGGGAGGAGGACGCCGCCCGCCGTCTCAAGGACGCCGATCCGGGCGTGACGGTGCTGGCCTACCAGTGCCTGTCGTCCGTGCGAATCTATGAACCCGGACCGCGCTACACCTCCGGGGTCTCGCCGCAGGTGGCCGACAGGGCCGGCACCTGCGCGATGCGCAATGGCGAACTCATCGAGTGGGAGGGGTACCCGGGTCACTACCAGCAGAAGGTCTGGGATCCCGTCTACCGCAGCCTCTGGGTGAGCAACGTCGTCTCGTGGATGAGCGGATCGGCGTTCGACGGCGTGATGGCCGACAATGACGTGTTCGACGACTACTACGGGCACGGCATCGATCCGATGGTGCTGCGCGAGGGGCTCGACCAGCTGGTCGATGACGCCGGCGCCGCGCTGGCGGGAATCGGAAAGCTTCTGGTCCCCAACATCGCCGAGGCCCGTCGAGAGCCCGGACGCTGGGGGCGCCACTCGCGGTTCGGAGGCGGCCTCGAGGAATGCTTCCTGGGGTGGGGGACAGGACCGGACGAGTGGCTCGACCTGGCCGACTGCCTGGCGCAGCTGCCGGAGCTGACGGCGCCCGGCCTGACGATCACCCGGGTGCCCGGCAGCGGGACGCCGGGCGATCCCGGCCTGACCCTCGCGTTGGCGGCCGCCTGGGTGTTCGCCCCCGAGGCCGATGTCGCCGTGACTGCGACATCGCACGACGGATACTCGGCGATGCCGTTGATCGAGACACCGGACCTGGGTGCGCCGGAGCTGCCCTGGCTCCAGCCCGCGCCCGGGTGCTTCTCACGGCGTCTGACGAAGGGCACGGCCATGGTGAATCTGAGCGCGACCGAGGCGACGTTCGACGGCGTGACGCTGGGGCCGAGGACCGGGTATCTGCACATGGCAGTCTCGTAG
- a CDS encoding zinc-binding alcohol dehydrogenase family protein, which yields MTRTQAIGYTTNLPATDPDALVTHKIDAPEPGPHDLLVEVRAVSVNPVDVKQRVSAPADGFAVLGYDAAGVVRETGAGVTLFAPGDEVFYAGTIDRPGTNQQLHVVDERIVGRKPRSLSFADAASLPLTSITAWETLFDRLRLTEDSRGTLLVVGATGGVGSAILQLAEALLPDVTVIATASNAERTAWVEGLGAERVVDHHQDLAAQVLEVAPGGVDWLFTAHSEGQIPLYAQIVRPFGHIVAIDDGSRDIGPLKGRSIAWHWELMFTRPLQRTPDMVEQHRLLNQVADLVDAGRLRATTTTALTPISPETLREAHRLVESGRTMGKVVLHDWA from the coding sequence ATGACACGAACACAGGCCATCGGCTACACCACGAATCTTCCCGCCACCGACCCCGACGCCCTGGTCACCCACAAGATCGACGCCCCCGAGCCGGGTCCGCACGACCTGCTGGTGGAGGTACGCGCCGTCTCGGTCAATCCCGTGGACGTCAAGCAACGCGTGAGCGCCCCGGCAGACGGCTTCGCCGTCCTCGGCTATGACGCGGCGGGCGTCGTGCGTGAGACCGGCGCAGGAGTCACGCTGTTCGCCCCCGGGGATGAGGTGTTCTACGCGGGCACTATCGACCGGCCGGGCACGAACCAGCAACTCCACGTCGTCGACGAACGCATTGTCGGGCGCAAACCCCGAAGCCTCTCGTTCGCGGATGCGGCGTCGCTGCCGCTGACGTCGATCACAGCATGGGAGACGCTCTTCGACCGCCTCCGCCTCACCGAGGACTCCCGCGGCACGCTGCTGGTGGTCGGTGCGACCGGCGGTGTGGGCTCTGCGATACTCCAGCTCGCCGAGGCTCTGCTCCCGGACGTCACGGTGATCGCGACGGCCTCGAATGCGGAACGCACCGCCTGGGTCGAGGGATTGGGCGCTGAACGTGTCGTAGATCATCACCAGGACCTGGCCGCCCAGGTGCTGGAGGTCGCGCCGGGCGGGGTGGACTGGCTGTTCACCGCTCACTCGGAGGGGCAGATCCCGCTCTACGCCCAGATCGTCCGCCCCTTCGGGCATATCGTCGCCATCGACGACGGCTCCCGTGACATCGGACCCCTGAAGGGCCGCAGCATCGCATGGCACTGGGAACTCATGTTCACCCGCCCTCTCCAGCGCACCCCGGACATGGTCGAACAGCACCGGCTCCTGAATCAGGTTGCCGACCTGGTCGACGCTGGGCGTCTGCGGGCGACGACCACGACGGCGCTCACACCGATCAGCCCGGAGACGTTGCGCGAGGCACACCGGTTGGTGGAGTCCGGGCGGACGATGGGCAAGGTCGTCCTCCACGACTGGGCGTGA
- a CDS encoding winged helix-turn-helix transcriptional regulator has product MNLPTDQCDRNDVYAAMCPCRDMLDLLANKWSALAIGALEDGPLRNGELRRHLEGITPKVLSQTLKRLEDHDLLTRTVYPEVPARVEYELTDLGRSAAIPLAQLRDWVEDNVTAPA; this is encoded by the coding sequence GTGAACCTGCCGACTGACCAGTGCGACCGCAACGATGTGTACGCCGCGATGTGCCCGTGCCGCGACATGCTCGACCTGCTCGCCAACAAGTGGAGCGCCCTGGCCATCGGGGCGCTGGAAGACGGGCCCCTGCGCAACGGGGAACTGAGGCGACACCTGGAGGGGATCACCCCGAAAGTCCTCTCTCAGACCCTCAAGCGGCTTGAGGACCACGACCTGCTCACCCGCACCGTCTACCCGGAAGTCCCGGCCCGCGTCGAATACGAACTCACCGATCTGGGACGCTCCGCCGCCATCCCGCTCGCTCAGCTGCGCGACTGGGTCGAAGACAACGTCACCGCCCCAGCCTGA
- a CDS encoding MarR family winged helix-turn-helix transcriptional regulator, producing MTQVNDDLGALVGYQLKEVQSALRSRMDETLRPLGLTTPQYVCLELLSRTPGASNAELARGAFVTRQTMNTLLRGLQERGLIERATRAPSGRALPTMLTPEGQGLLGQAVERTHQIEARLVSRLTDDQRRDLHTALAACIDGLRD from the coding sequence ATGACGCAAGTGAACGACGACCTCGGCGCACTGGTGGGCTACCAGCTCAAGGAGGTGCAGTCGGCGCTGCGCTCCCGCATGGACGAGACCCTGCGACCACTCGGGCTGACGACCCCGCAGTACGTCTGCCTCGAACTGCTCAGCCGCACCCCGGGAGCCTCGAACGCGGAGCTGGCCCGCGGTGCGTTCGTCACCCGGCAGACCATGAACACCCTCCTACGCGGACTCCAGGAACGCGGCCTGATCGAACGCGCGACCCGAGCACCCAGCGGCAGAGCCCTCCCGACCATGCTCACCCCGGAGGGTCAAGGCCTGCTCGGCCAGGCGGTCGAACGAACCCACCAGATCGAAGCCCGGCTCGTCAGCAGACTCACCGATGACCAGCGCCGCGACCTGCACACCGCACTCGCCGCATGCATCGACGGACTCCGGGACTGA
- a CDS encoding VOC family protein, whose amino-acid sequence MSVTGPDFIALQVRDVQRSAEFYESRLGLRRAPAAPPGAVVFTTSPIPFAVREPLPGVDLDQTPRPGLGVALWLFGDDVQALHDSLVSAGTTILSAPAPGPFGLTFTFADPDGYAVTVHDQA is encoded by the coding sequence GTGTCCGTCACCGGCCCCGACTTCATCGCCCTGCAAGTACGTGACGTGCAGCGCTCCGCCGAGTTCTACGAGAGCCGCCTCGGCCTGCGCCGCGCCCCCGCAGCCCCTCCCGGAGCAGTCGTGTTCACCACGAGTCCGATCCCGTTCGCGGTGCGCGAGCCACTGCCGGGCGTCGACCTCGACCAGACCCCGCGCCCCGGCCTGGGTGTCGCGCTGTGGCTGTTCGGCGACGATGTGCAGGCACTCCACGACTCGCTGGTCTCTGCGGGCACGACGATCCTCAGCGCCCCCGCCCCCGGCCCGTTCGGCTTGACGTTCACCTTCGCCGACCCCGACGGATACGCCGTCACCGTGCACGACCAGGCATGA
- a CDS encoding GNAT family N-acetyltransferase, with amino-acid sequence MLAAYRGTPDDEGETLEDTVEVIRSTMDGGFGRWLAEASFLAFDVGTGAPIGAILIAREHDGTPFIAFVFIHPGKTGNGVASALISHVCRVLSEAGMPELRLWVSAANKRALRLYRHLGFE; translated from the coding sequence ATGCTGGCTGCCTACCGAGGGACTCCCGATGACGAGGGTGAGACTCTGGAGGACACCGTTGAGGTCATCCGATCGACGATGGACGGCGGCTTCGGGAGGTGGCTCGCTGAAGCGTCCTTTCTCGCCTTCGACGTGGGAACAGGTGCTCCGATAGGCGCGATCCTCATCGCGCGAGAACATGATGGGACGCCGTTCATCGCCTTCGTGTTCATACACCCAGGCAAGACTGGGAACGGCGTGGCCTCAGCCCTAATCTCCCATGTGTGCCGTGTACTGTCAGAAGCCGGAATGCCCGAACTACGACTCTGGGTGAGCGCCGCCAATAAACGAGCGCTACGCCTCTATCGCCATCTCGGGTTTGAATGA
- a CDS encoding nucleotidyl transferase AbiEii/AbiGii toxin family protein, with the protein MTHDYPAPKSPNIHLASAKISFHVDVNFGDPVWPAPVRTGLPRLLGGEIDVLAYPVTMVLAEKIVTAVERGAANTRWRDFVDVALLAAKVDIGGDDMMRSLAIVAASRQVELAPLAEVLDDIADGAQRKWTAWRRKQNLVATTPESFQGLLDSCSAFADPVLRREVEGFRWSSSDYKWS; encoded by the coding sequence ATGACACACGACTACCCGGCCCCCAAGAGCCCGAATATTCACCTGGCGTCTGCGAAGATTTCGTTCCACGTGGATGTCAACTTCGGCGACCCCGTGTGGCCTGCGCCTGTGAGGACAGGACTTCCGAGGTTGCTGGGGGGTGAGATCGATGTTCTGGCGTACCCGGTGACGATGGTCCTGGCAGAGAAGATCGTCACGGCCGTCGAGCGTGGCGCCGCGAACACCAGGTGGCGCGACTTCGTCGATGTAGCGTTGTTGGCTGCGAAGGTCGACATCGGTGGTGACGACATGATGCGCTCACTCGCCATCGTTGCTGCGAGTCGACAGGTAGAACTCGCGCCGCTGGCTGAGGTGCTGGACGACATAGCAGACGGCGCACAGCGAAAATGGACGGCTTGGCGACGCAAGCAGAATCTCGTCGCCACGACGCCCGAGAGCTTCCAGGGTCTCCTCGACAGCTGCTCCGCCTTTGCTGATCCGGTGCTTCGGCGGGAAGTCGAAGGGTTTCGTTGGTCCTCGTCCGACTACAAATGGTCCTGA
- a CDS encoding ATP-binding protein produces MRWGRPICWALWRPPTSSCRSVWRSPTRIRLAVDDAYTAFTDTKITGLLRRAGLRYPAADLRSVDLVDQRGLDRSVLAELGACGFVTAHRNIVLQGFTGSGKSYLASAIVSPACTHRYRAHVVRMPDLAEAWQAAGDRPQGTAKFIKKYTAFTVLVLDEWLLDRPDESMRAMLLELMERRYDTGSTIFATQYAKKDWHTRLGGGVHADAITDRIVHNATWINTGEINMREHTAHAAQALS; encoded by the coding sequence GTGAGATGGGGTCGACCGATCTGCTGGGCGCTCTGGAGGCCCCCGACGAGCAGTTGTCGGTCGGTCTGGCGTTCGCCGACACGGATCCGCCTGGCCGTCGATGACGCCTACACGGCGTTCACCGACACCAAGATCACAGGCCTGCTCCGGCGGGCCGGGCTGCGCTACCCGGCCGCGGACCTGCGATCGGTGGACCTGGTCGACCAGCGCGGCCTGGATCGTTCAGTCCTGGCCGAACTGGGGGCCTGCGGGTTCGTGACCGCCCATCGCAACATCGTGCTCCAGGGCTTCACCGGATCCGGGAAGTCCTACCTGGCCTCGGCGATCGTCAGCCCCGCCTGCACCCACCGGTACCGGGCCCACGTCGTCCGGATGCCGGACCTGGCCGAGGCCTGGCAGGCCGCTGGTGACCGCCCCCAAGGCACCGCGAAGTTCATCAAGAAGTACACGGCCTTCACCGTGCTGGTCCTCGACGAGTGGCTCCTCGACCGGCCCGACGAGTCCATGAGGGCCATGCTGCTGGAGTTGATGGAACGCCGCTACGACACCGGGTCCACGATCTTCGCGACCCAGTACGCCAAGAAGGACTGGCATACCCGACTCGGTGGCGGAGTCCATGCCGACGCGATCACCGACCGCATCGTCCACAACGCCACCTGGATCAACACCGGCGAGATCAACATGAGGGAACACACCGCCCACGCGGCCCAAGCGCTCAGCTGA
- a CDS encoding nucleotidyl transferase AbiEii/AbiGii toxin family protein gives MLMAAFSARRPTRDIDLSASGFPNDVAEAEDRVRSIAAIELDDGLKFATSSVRGEEIRDDSEYHGVRVHIIAHLAEYLRSWVPVMACVGASRCWAGLCGWGPPVVVLGTGLLRLPPSCERHVTEGAIHDGKSDSGEASAPPTRSRAVGQGDRHIPGSRP, from the coding sequence GTGCTGATGGCGGCATTCTCGGCCCGGCGCCCGACGCGCGACATCGATCTGTCGGCATCCGGCTTCCCCAATGATGTTGCCGAGGCTGAGGACCGAGTCCGCTCGATCGCTGCCATCGAGCTCGATGACGGCCTCAAATTCGCGACCAGCTCGGTGCGAGGAGAGGAAATCCGGGACGATTCGGAATATCACGGCGTGCGAGTCCACATCATCGCGCACCTGGCTGAATATTTGCGCTCGTGGGTCCCGGTGATGGCGTGTGTGGGGGCCAGTCGTTGTTGGGCGGGATTGTGTGGGTGGGGACCACCTGTGGTGGTGTTGGGGACCGGTCTGCTTAGGCTCCCTCCGTCATGTGAGAGGCACGTGACGGAAGGAGCTATCCACGATGGTAAATCGGATTCCGGCGAAGCGAGTGCTCCGCCTACGCGCTCAAGGGCTGTCGGGCAGGGCGATCGCCACATCCCAGGGAGTCGCCCGTAA
- a CDS encoding type IV toxin-antitoxin system AbiEi family antitoxin domain-containing protein: MGALPAAFTLADARASGLRKDQVYKGVDSGAFERIGRGVFVMSGSFDPSLESLAAATAVQPSATMCLTSALVNHGLSDEIPIGMDIALPRGLRHPAGFDHVTWHSFDPTTFQIGREVLDGSSGLFAYSAERTIIDMFRLAHQEGSDTAVTALKRWLHQPGHYPSTLLSMAKSFPKAYLSIRTTLEVLT; the protein is encoded by the coding sequence ATGGGTGCTCTGCCAGCAGCGTTCACTTTGGCCGACGCGCGTGCATCGGGTCTGCGCAAGGATCAGGTCTACAAGGGCGTTGACAGTGGTGCGTTCGAGCGCATAGGCCGCGGCGTCTTCGTCATGTCCGGGTCGTTCGACCCGTCACTGGAATCGCTTGCAGCGGCAACGGCCGTCCAGCCGTCAGCGACAATGTGTTTGACGAGCGCATTGGTCAATCACGGGCTGAGCGATGAGATACCCATAGGTATGGACATCGCTCTCCCGAGGGGGCTCCGCCACCCGGCAGGTTTCGATCATGTCACGTGGCACAGCTTCGACCCGACAACATTCCAGATCGGGCGTGAGGTACTGGATGGCAGTTCCGGATTGTTCGCCTATTCTGCCGAGCGGACGATCATTGACATGTTCAGATTGGCCCATCAAGAGGGAAGCGACACGGCGGTCACCGCGCTCAAACGATGGTTACACCAACCCGGCCACTACCCGTCGACGCTGCTCTCCATGGCGAAGTCGTTCCCGAAGGCGTACCTCTCGATCCGCACAACGCTGGAGGTCCTGACATGA